Proteins co-encoded in one Medicago truncatula cultivar Jemalong A17 chromosome 8, MtrunA17r5.0-ANR, whole genome shotgun sequence genomic window:
- the LOC120577434 gene encoding LRR receptor-like serine/threonine-protein kinase EFR — protein sequence MVNLLSRLLLFLLSLHCFVACLAANTKNITTDQSALLAFKSLITSDPYDMLANNWSTSSSVCSWVGVTCDERHERVHSLILQNMSLKGTVSPNLGNLSFLVILDLKNNSFGGQFPTEVCLLRRLKVLHISYNKFEGGIPAALGDLSQLQYLYLGANNFSGFIPQSIGNLYQLKELDTAQNRFAGPIPQSILNLSSLEYIDLSSNYFSGNPNTDIMCHICYIFLVVTLFLMLE from the coding sequence atggtgaaTCTATTATCTCGTCTCTTACTTTTTTTGCTATCATTGCATTGTTTTGTGGCTTGCTTAGCTGCGAATACAAAAAACATCACAACAGATCAATCTGCACTTCTAGCATTCAAATCACTAATTACTTCAGACCCCTATGATATGTTGGCTAATAATTGGTCAACCTCCTCTTCTGTATGCAGTTGGGTTGGTGTCACTTGTGATGAGCGACACGAAAGAGTCCATAGTTTGATTCTCCAAAACATGAGTCTTAAAGGTACCGTTTCCCCAAACTTGGGGAATCTGTCTTTTCTTGTTATACTTGACCTCAAAAATAATAGCTTCGGTGGTCAGTTTCCTACAGAGGTATGTCTCTTGCGCCGATTAAAGGTTCTTCATATCAGCTATAACAAGTTTGAAGGGGGAATTCCTGCAGCGTTGGGGGACTTATCACAACTTCAATATTTGTATCTTGGTGCTAACAATTTCAGTGGTTTTATTCCCCAATCTATTGGAAACCTTTATCAGTTGAAAGAATTGGATACTGCTCAGAACAGATTTGCTGGACCCATacctcaatcaattttaaatttgtcCTCACTTGAATATATCGATTTATCATCCAATTACTTTTCAGGTAATCCTAACACTGATATTATGTGTCATATTTGCTATATATTTCTTGTAGTCACACTATTTCTGATGTTAGAATAG
- the LOC120577525 gene encoding AMP deaminase-like: protein MDTSENKKKEIKDGDSSENRKEFFGYELTVSILLSVGFSCAGNSDHLTAAFLPCHNISHGRISLGQKYSFEYSVAAKVWKLSACDLCEIATNSVYQSGFSHQDKLHWLGDKYFLRGSEGNDIHKTNVPSLRISFRYETWKDEMQYIYAGQATFPEDVDP from the exons ATGGACACTagtgaaaataagaaaaaggaaattaaagaTGGGGACAGTAGTGAAAATAGAAAGGAGTTTTTTGGTTATGAACTCACAGTTAGTATCTTACTGTCGGTTGGTTTCAGCTGC GCAGGCAATAGTGATCATTTGACTGCTGCCTTCCTCCCATGCCATAACATTTCCCATGGAAGGATATCCCTCGGGCAGAAATATTCATTTG AATATAGCGTTGCAGCAAAG GTATGGAAACTCTCTGCTTGTGACCTGTGTGAGATAGCTACAAATTCTGTTTACCAATCTGGATTTTCACATCAAGACAAG TTACACTGGCTAGGGGATAAATATTTCTTAAGAGGTTCTGAAGGAAATGACATTCACAAGACAAATGTTCCCAGTTTGAGGATCTCTTTCCGATATGAG ACATGGAAGGATGAAATGCAATATATTTATGCTGGTCAAGCCACCTTTCCTGAAGATGTAGATCCTTGA